The genomic DNA CAATGTCACCGCCTAAATTTTCAAAATGCATACAGTTGTGTTTAAACAACGCATTGTGAGTGAGCTGGTAGTGCTCCGTTGGGAATAGCTTGTCAACGGCCTCTTTGCCGCCGAATCTTTTTTCGGCCACAGCCCGCACCCGGTCACACTGGCCAAAGGTGCCTTTGCCCAGAAAGCGGCCGATGGGCAGGTTCATGGGATGGTCGGTGGAAACGGCGTCCATGCCCCAAAGCTTAATTTTTTTCTCAATGAGCCAAGGCACCATGTCGGAGTGGGCGCCGGGGTGCAGGTGAATATAACGCTCTTCATCGGGGGTCTCGCCAAAGGTGGCATACCGGCTCCAGCCGGTGTTGATCACCAGGATGTCGCCTTCACGGACTTCCACCCTTTTTTCGATCATCTCCGGAGTGTATACGGCCAGGTCTCCCATTTCGTCCCTGACATCAACGATAACACCGGGGCCGAACAGCCATTCCATCGGCACCTCATCGATCGTCATCCCGTTAGTGACAAAATGGCGGGGAGCATCCAGATGGGTACCGATGTGGTTGGAGGTCTGGATGTACTGGGCATTGACACCGTGCTCCGGCTTCCGCTTAAAATACTTGGCCTCAAAAGGCGGGTAATACGGCCAGAACTGGACATCCGCGTTCAGGGGCTGGGAAAGGTCATACAGCCTGACATTCTTCACTCTTGTCAACCTCCCTGATATTTTTATTTTTTCCCCTTCGCCCTGGGGAAGGGGCTCCTGCCGTCCCTCAATATGTTTTGATAGACTTCCAGGTTCCTGTCCTCAATGTGATTGTAAACCATTGGCTCCCGGGAACCCTGTGTTACAAAGCGGAGCGGGTCGGGATCCAGTTTGGCCGAAACAATTTCTTCCACGCCGCGGGCCTGCGCCAGTTTGATACCCCGCGGATCGATAATCAGGCTGTTGCCAAAGTAATGGTTCCCCCCGGCGTCGGTGCCAACGGAGTTTACCGCCACCATGTAGACATGGTTATCAAAGGCACGGGCAGCACTGGTCAGATACCAGATATCAAAACTTCGGAGCAAAGCCGACGGCCGTAAAATTACCTCGGCACCCTGCAAGGCCAGCTCACGGGAAAGCTCGGGAAAGTCGCCATCGTAACAGATGATGATGCCTATTTTGCCAAGCCTGGTATCAAACGTCTTCACTTCGGTACCCGGTGTTACCCAACCACCGCAGTTAACGTTTTCGGTGATAAAGGCATGGGTCTTGCGGTAGCTGCCCACCACCGCCCCTGCATCGTCGATAAGAGCGGCGGTATTGTAGATTGTGCCGTTTTCGCCCCTTTCATAGAAGGTGTAGCAGACATGAACACCCTTTTCGCGGGCGGCCCGGCCGATCTCGTCGGTTACCCTGCCCGGAACCGGGTCCAGCAGCTTATAGAGCTCGTTAAATGAAAGATTGTGAATAAAACCAGTAGTGATGGTTTCGGGAAAAACCACCAAGTCAGCCTGGTGCTCCTCCGCCGCCCGGCAAATCCATTCCTTGGACTTTTTCAGGTTGTAATCCACGTCATTGGGCCGAAAGCCCATCTGCGCACAGGCCACTGTAAATTCTTTCATTTGCCTCCTCCTCTAATTCAGCTTGTGAAGCAGGCTGAGCAAGTCTTCATTGCCAAAAGCGGGCGGGCTCCACCTGACATGGATCACTGCATCGCCCTTTTTTTTCAGGTTCAGGGCGAAATCTTCCAGCCCCAGGTTAACTACTTTTGGTCCCTGCCGGAGCAATTCCGCTATTTTGCCCATCTCGCCTTCCCGCCGGAGCAATTCTCTTACAAACATTGCCGCATCGGCGTTGCTTGCCAGTACCGTTACCCCCGCCCCGGTCAGTTTAGCCACCTGGCCGCTGCGATCCTGGAAGTCATCGTCAGTACCGCAGACGGAGGCAACGAACACTATTTCCCGCCCTTTTGCCGCCGCCTTTTCCCTGGCTAAAAGAACAGCCCGGGCCGTTTCACCGGCAGGGTCGGGATGTGCACCGTAGCCCAGCACCAGGTCAAAAAGAATTACCGCTGTCCCCGGATCACCAGCTTCCGCTACCAGGCGCTGGTTGCGCAGGGCCGGGTCAATCATGGGGTGCAGCCTGCCCTGGGTGAAT from Syntrophomonadaceae bacterium includes the following:
- a CDS encoding cyclase family protein; amino-acid sequence: MKNVRLYDLSQPLNADVQFWPYYPPFEAKYFKRKPEHGVNAQYIQTSNHIGTHLDAPRHFVTNGMTIDEVPMEWLFGPGVIVDVRDEMGDLAVYTPEMIEKRVEVREGDILVINTGWSRYATFGETPDEERYIHLHPGAHSDMVPWLIEKKIKLWGMDAVSTDHPMNLPIGRFLGKGTFGQCDRVRAVAEKRFGGKEAVDKLFPTEHYQLTHNALFKHNCMHFENLGGDIAAPELQNKRMYIGCFPWKFKGGEAAFARVVAFYEEQ
- a CDS encoding carbon-nitrogen hydrolase family protein translates to MKEFTVACAQMGFRPNDVDYNLKKSKEWICRAAEEHQADLVVFPETITTGFIHNLSFNELYKLLDPVPGRVTDEIGRAAREKGVHVCYTFYERGENGTIYNTAALIDDAGAVVGSYRKTHAFITENVNCGGWVTPGTEVKTFDTRLGKIGIIICYDGDFPELSRELALQGAEVILRPSALLRSFDIWYLTSAARAFDNHVYMVAVNSVGTDAGGNHYFGNSLIIDPRGIKLAQARGVEEIVSAKLDPDPLRFVTQGSREPMVYNHIEDRNLEVYQNILRDGRSPFPRAKGKK